One window from the genome of Nitrospira defluvii encodes:
- a CDS encoding helix-turn-helix domain-containing protein — translation MKNDFGKYLRSLRLAKKLGLRELARVVSANVEGRGITHAYLSIIESGRNPPPRIPILHGLAAALGVPPIEMEMAASGWEIILVQDLLQANSRRTPVPDIRKLDGLSPKQVLLTLSKAYDTSPLSLNIPKCIFLDTPRPFIAFHPSTQTQRETLKKVSGKQQKLASEPSH, via the coding sequence ATGAAGAACGATTTTGGCAAATATCTGCGGAGCTTACGCCTAGCAAAGAAGCTTGGTCTACGCGAACTAGCACGGGTGGTTTCTGCAAACGTTGAAGGACGAGGTATTACTCACGCCTATCTCAGCATAATTGAATCAGGTCGTAATCCACCCCCGCGTATTCCAATCCTGCATGGCCTCGCCGCAGCATTAGGGGTGCCCCCCATCGAGATGGAAATGGCTGCGAGCGGCTGGGAGATCATTCTTGTTCAAGACTTATTACAGGCCAATTCCAGGAGGACACCTGTTCCAGACATTAGGAAACTAGATGGCCTTTCCCCTAAACAGGTCCTCCTCACACTCTCCAAAGCCTATGACACATCCCCCCTGTCTCTGAATATTCCAAAATGTATCTTTCTCGACACGCCTCGGCCATTTATCGCGTTCCATCCATCCACTCAAACTCAACGGGAGACACTAAAGAAAGTGTCCGGCAAACAGCAGAAACTCGCCTCAGAACCATCTCACTAG